The following proteins are co-located in the Microcystis wesenbergii NRERC-220 genome:
- a CDS encoding type II toxin-antitoxin system VapC family toxin: protein MTNTFICVDSSFIVRLTTVEPSVTMYSQLWQKWMTEENLVIAPTLLCYEVTNVFYRLKKAGQILETEAQTLLTEVLDLPIQFHGDHYLHYQAIEISQTLNLPATYDAHYLVLAQRFQANLYTSDKRLFNSVKSSLSWVHLVEV, encoded by the coding sequence ATGACTAATACATTTATCTGTGTTGATTCTAGTTTTATAGTTCGTTTAACAACGGTTGAACCTTCTGTAACAATGTACAGTCAACTCTGGCAAAAATGGATGACCGAGGAAAATTTAGTGATTGCACCAACTTTATTATGTTACGAAGTCACTAACGTATTTTATCGTCTGAAAAAAGCTGGTCAAATTTTGGAGACGGAAGCGCAAACCCTCCTTACAGAAGTCTTAGATTTACCTATTCAGTTTCATGGAGATCATTACCTCCATTACCAAGCAATAGAAATTTCGCAAACCTTGAATCTTCCTGCTACTTATGATGCCCATTATCTAGTATTAGCTCAACGATTTCAAGCAAATTTATACACTAGCGATAAACGCTTATTTAACAGCGTTAAATCTTCTCTAAGTTGGGTTCATTTGGTTGAAGTGTAG